In the genome of Notamacropus eugenii isolate mMacEug1 chromosome 5, mMacEug1.pri_v2, whole genome shotgun sequence, one region contains:
- the LOC140507392 gene encoding LOW QUALITY PROTEIN: vomeronasal type-1 receptor 3-like (The sequence of the model RefSeq protein was modified relative to this genomic sequence to represent the inferred CDS: inserted 1 base in 1 codon): MQAGAGRVWNGAYPFPCEVGHGAGAESYLCEPRQKLGSNQLLDLQEEESGNSSTSANERIIFLDLVLGIVFIVQTGAGLLGNFCLLYHCTSTFLIGSRIRPVDSIFFHLALANSMGLISKGVPQTMVGFGLKNLQDHVGCRFITFLHRVARSLSVNNTCLLSGFQIITISPFACSIRSTLKTLASRYLFQFCSFCWILQILARINMFVNMQNFTKNNNNTRIWNLGFCLDYAPASFKDSLFIIMYSVPDFLCVGFMVMASGYLVHLLQRHHRRVHHIHSSSQLSRKAPEIRATYTILVLVSTYVSFYSVNSIFSFYLLHFDKHYQWLMPTTVFLDACYPAISPFVLICSDYQILHLFYXTLAKEKIPRFSFP; the protein is encoded by the exons ATGCAGGCAGGAGCAGGGAGAGTTTGGAATGGAGCTTACCCCTTCCCTTGTGAAGTGGgacatggagcaggagcagagagctacCTGTGTGAACCCAGACAGAAACTGGGGAGCAATCAGCTCCTGGACCTGCAGGAGGAGGAAAGTGGA AACAGTTCTACTTCAGCCAATGAGagaattatttttcttgacttaGTTCTAGGTATTGTCTTCATCGTGCAGACAGGAGCTGGTCTACTGGGAAACTTCTGCCTCCTTTATCACTGTACCTCCACTTTCCTAATTGGCAGCCGGATAAGGCCTGTAgactccatttttttccatttggccttgGCCAACTCCATGGGGCTAATTTCCAAGGGAGTTCCTCAGACAATGGTTGGTTTCGGACTGAAAAATCTGCAAGATCATGTTGGCTGTAGATTTATTACTTTTCTCCACCGAGTGGCCCGTAGTCTTTCTGTCAACAACACCTGCCTTCTGAGTGGTTTTCAGATTATCACCATCAGTCCCTTTGCCTGTTCCATAAGGTCAACACTCAAAACCCTTGCCTCAAGGTATCTTTTCCAATTCTGTTCTTTCTGCTGGATCTTACAGATACTGGCACGTATCAATATGTTTGTGAATATGCAGAACTttacaaaaaacaataacaacacaaGGATATGGAATTTAGGATTCTGTTTAGATTATGCTCCAGCCTCATTCAAAGACTCGCTATTTATAATCATGTACTCAGTTCCTGATTTTCTGTGTGTGGGATTTATGGTCATGGCCAGTGGCTACCTGGTGCATCTCCTGCAAAGACACCATCGACGAGTCCACCATATTCACAGCTCCAGCCAATTGTCAAGAAAAGCACCTGAAATTAGAGCCACCTATACCATCTTGGTGTTGGTGAGCACCTATGTCTCCTTCTACTCAGTcaattccattttctcattttatctcctTCATTTTGATAAACATTATCAGTGGTTGATGCCCACCACAGTTTTCTTGGATGCATGTTATCCAGCCATCAGCCCATTTGTGCTTATCTGCTCAGATTACCAAATTCTGCATTTGTTTT TCACTCTGGCAAAAGAAAAGATCccaagattttcttttccttag